AAAAAATTGTTTCCAATGTGGCGAATTCATCAATGAATGAACGAAAATACTTCTCGACCGTTATATTGCGGTTACCTGGtcaacatacaaatgtatgtacatactattcgAATCTCAAGAATatctagtatatgtatgtatatatgttacagttgaagtgtatcttccagttgtaatatattttgactagttggaaccTAACCCACAAAAGAACCTAAccaacgtaagttgattcatatggcgacttacaatccaactggtcaaagtatattacaactgaaaatacagtttaactataagtaccaggttagatggagattTTGCGTTTTCGTGAAaaagtcactcgactagtaaattgagttggaaagtcacatttttgtgttgaacacattcttagagtttccgttatacggtactcattacttttattcgtaatacttagcaaatattaacgcattgttgaattctaaagcattcataaaaacatcagagctgtcaaaaatcGACGGTTATATtgcaactggcgcacattgttgaaagtgtatttacaCTTGtaaagatataatttactagttgaattgtattcgaatatgaatcacCTAAATCGCCAGTtggaataaatatattacaaccgaaaatacacttcgaatgTAACAATACACTTCAATAAAGAACTTTTAAGAATTCATTAGTaacatttgtatatttgatatttgatagtgatgtatgtagatattaactTTGaatgatacaaataaaaatatttgagacCTTCCATCATTGACACAGGTAAACTGGTCTAAAAATTATTTGttgtgttaaaaatatttttacttagtttcgatttatttaatatttaaggatatacgtcctatcgaactgaaacttagtatcggttactaaaattcttatcgatacgacgtaaattattttcaaaattttaagttgaccggaaatggtacctaccCTTATATGTGTCCTCTTTTTACTAACCCCTTCTTAGTTAATttctaagtttttgaattaaattatctccgaAACCGCTAGCCGAATTagacatgtaatagaaattataaattttataccccaatatttttacctcatttTTTTGACCACACGATTTAGAAAAAGTCGATCAAGCTAGAAAAAGTCCTGAATCGATCCTtaacatgtacatatctatggataaattgcGGCATTATTACTAAAGGATTACTTTGTTCTAATTCTCCAAAAAAaagtccatatatgtacatacatacatacatactcattgCCAAAATAGTAACCCTACCATTAAACAGCATTCAGTGAGCAAACGtggcaattattattaaaagcatCGGACACCGAATCGAGCCATGAATCGTTTAATTAATCGTTAATCGTACCTAAAAGCCTTGCATATAAAAGTGCGAGCTTTTTATAAAAGCTCCACATGATAACATGAGTGTGAAGTCATACGCCATTGGATTATAAAAACGTTTCCTGTAATATGTTGACGTGTCATTGAATCAACTATACCTATGGCAAAGATCGTGGCAAAGGAAAAAACCTAAAGCGTGACACTATTATgctcaataaataaacatataaacaataatttgatttcaaaaaaatagatAGAAGTACGCAGGCATTGAGAATCACCGAGTTACATCAACGCATGACGCATTTTATCGACATGGTGATGATCATGTGCATAGTTTTACACATAATTTTATCGAAAACGTgagatatttatttactgataaTAGCTTTTATGATGCGTGCATATGTGTTTGTGTCTTTTATAGTTTTCAATGGaaaactaaatatgtacaagAAAAGTACAACGACcgttttatttaatatcatgGACTATGTTGTTTGTTTGCATGCAACACGCGACGCAATAATCACATGCGATTTTCCTTAACTTGTAAGATTACATCACTAATATGTGCCCTTGTATTTAATTATCTAAACAATAAATGACAATAAACGTACGCGGGAAAAGTGTATAAGATtcgaataatcaaaaaaattaacaatacatgtttgtttttacatattatatttatttaaagtttgttaGTTTACTTATTTCGATATTAACAGGCGAAAAATCTGGTATCAGGACATGTACCCCCTAGACACACCCCCTAGACGCATACCCCTGGTCAAAGCCCTCCTGGACATTAGCCCCCCCCCCGTGCAAAAAAaccccgccatggataaaaatattttataaaaattgacagtatctataataaaaagtcatttcaaattgtcaaaagtcattttcatttcaaattgacattgaaaaggggtcaaattgaaatgaaaaagggtccatttggaataaaaaacctGTACCACAGAACGCATACGCTAACTGGTGActgaaagtcttttaaattgatatttattctatttacaacaataaattgaaattaaatattgtatataaattgaaattaaatatactcTAACACACTTcatttattcttttttattaattatttatcattaatttttatCCACGGCAAGGGCTATTTTTCAGGGGGTTTTTTGCACGGGGGGGTTAATGTCAAGAGGTTTTTaacgggggtatgtgtccggagGGTATGTGTCCAGAAGGTGTCTCCTGGAACCGATAAATCCATTAAATTAATCGTcaaatgaaattagaaaagaATTAGGCTTTCCCTACGTCCcagtttcaatgtacatatgtataatctcgGCGTCCCAACCATATTATTATTTGGTTTATCATATtgtaatttgataaaaattaaaaaataccaaATATACCCGCAGTACAAAAAGTGACGTCTGGGATATTAACTTCCAACTACTGACATAATACTTGAAATCGTTGAGAGACTGCTATTTATTACCAAAAAACACCATCTAGTGATGATAAAACAGCTATTTGACAATGATTGTGGTGAAATTTATTTGTGGTTTGTGTAAGGGCAACTCAAATTGTTTGAAATCTATCTTGATTATGAAAAGTACAAAAGCAAGAACAATGATATTGTCAGTGAACTTATTTATTCATGTAAGATATAGCTTAATAgttaattatattcaatcatacaaatatattaatatattacacatgcatactataaaataaaaataactttttacaCATTCATACAGAGGTGTTGCCTTACAGCCACccgaaaaatatcaatattacttATAATTACATACtaataattctaatttcatctggCAGCTTATTATAAGTAATAATACCTCCATACAATATGTTTTTCCTActcgtatttaattttaaattctgtaTGGCTAATCTATTGCTACCTCGAGTGCTCAGAGACAGACATGGTATTCAGGGCTGACGAATGGGGGGGGGAGGGCAGCCGGGGTAAAATTCCAGGGCCTGGAgtactcgaggggccccgtgtcggaAATCGTATCTTTTATATCATACttctttattcaattattttaaaaaatagcaaccaacataaaggaatttttctaatagttctgatttttctaaaagattttttttagtttgtcatagggcccgggattcctctcggcggccctagctgtatttttgtaaatttaacccTCTTATcaaatatctattaaaatacttaggtaagattttcttatctaacttatgaataaaaaccaacatacatattttcagagTATCACTAACCTTCTTAGATCTTATACTGGTATACCTATTTACATCTAATATACTCCTCATGGCTCTATTCTGTAATTTTTGTAACCAATCTTTGATTGACAAATTCATCAAGTACAGAACAAATCCACAATACATAAAATGTGGTTggacaattgcattatatatcatgatttaattatttttgacagAACTTTGCTTAATCTACGAAGTACtcctacttttttattattaattcaacatgtaatttaaaatctaacCCATCATCTAATACGGTCTCCGTGACAGGCcggaaattaccgaaaacgcaaatatcggaaggcaaagatcgaaaatcgtattctttcctcccgtattctgcgcgtatATTTAAGTCTGAAATATAAATTGCTGTTTAAAACTTATAAACGAAAAATCGCACAAAAACGAAATTTTCAGAACCATTAAAACTTTAATTCTCACTATTCATTTCAGTTTATAAAAAACATTCATGATTgattctttatatatgtatgtaggtaaaataCCTAAAACTTGAAAAAAGGAAATtggttatgtataaaattaactaataaaaattaaataaacaagttataaatttacatgtaaatttttatattaaacttttattaaaaaatatatatttttactgataCATTTTACAAATGATTCAATAGGAATATACAGATCAAcatataaatcataaaatatgtataacattgtAATCataaacttataaataaaataagcttaCTTCCAATAGCACTGGGATTgataaatacaattattataaataaatttaaaatataaaaatttgtgaaaagAAAAACACAATTGTCACATCTAAAATACAAGCATCAAAAATATCTAGTTGGACCATGTGTGTGAGCTGCATGTACGCTACATATCTTAAGCCATACCAATGCTAGCAATCAATTCTTGAACCTTTTTAATGTATGCTTCCATAGCATCTTCTTTGGATATTCCTTTCTTGCCATTCCAAGCCTCCCATTTTGCCTTTCCTTTAAAATCAAGGAAACCTGGTTTATCtgcaataaaaaataccatgttaaatatcaattacaatgggttatacatatgtataaccagaGATTTTTTTCTCAtgtaacgcggtggaacggcATGCTGGCACCTTTTTGctcagcatttttttatgtttcaaacgaatattctatatatgtaatatagttTGAATATTAtcttttctaataaaataagttccggcaccttttttgtATCAAAAAAGCCCTGTGTATAACTATAATTAATCAaagttcattaaaaatatatacatttagttATTCACTCACCAGTATTACAGTCTCCAATAGAACCTTGTTTGAATAAAGCGTAGACTTCTAAAAGATCATTATCACTTGGAGATGATTTTAAAGACTTCACGTCCGCAGCGGCTTTATCAAATCTCTGAAAATGATTAAGTTTGGAATCAATACatggattattatttttaatcaattttgcaCCATTCacataattcaatatttcatacccctaaaaataatttataaaacacccacacatactaacttgaaaaaactgcatgccaataataatattccgtttgttacagacattactaacaaactaaccagtagattctatgacggaatcactaataaccatactaacacactcggtgattacaacaaaatgactatacccttcaggtataaacacagattacctaaacacaatctgctttaggtcatcgactttagtgagtctttaattaatattatgtattagatgtggtatgagcatttataaggattgtaaataggtttttgagctatttttcctattatgctgtacattaacattagaataatataatactatgattactaaccaaattaaattaaattgtaaaatagaaaatgatcagcagatcagtagctattaaaatagatataagatgtattgtgaacataatttcgtaataaaaagcatttaaaaatcaaaaaatatttcatacctCTTGCACAGACATAATTGCCTCGGATTTCGTTTTTGTATctaaaaatagaagaaaaaaaacaggtaattttacaaatatgtatgtatgtttatatattgtacTGAACTAGTGTTTGCTTTTACATTGTACAATAAAATAGATAGAGTTAGCTTTTACATTCTACAATGAAaagtaaactaaaaaaaaacgtgATATTGCTAATGAGGATTAGTTCCGCTAGCCAAAATtgttagtataaatatatagaattcTCAAAATATTGGATGACAAATTCATAACCTCAATCGACTAAAATACATGAGTTCAAGGTCGaaatattgtcatatttaattgttcgtaaatattaaaaaaaaggtttaaagCTATTAGAgcacaaaattaatttcgataaATGCATAAAAGTAACATAAAATCGtcaataaaagtatttatttacagATATAAAAAGCCGGCTTACGtttcacgaaaaaaaaacaaccaacgAGACGTGGTATAAAATGGTACGAGCAATCCAAGCCCCGCCCAGCAACTGACATCCGATGTTGccattcgaaaaaatattatagtatttCGCAACACAGCTTatcaaa
This genomic interval from Arctopsyche grandis isolate Sample6627 chromosome 8, ASM5162203v2, whole genome shotgun sequence contains the following:
- the LOC143915387 gene encoding acyl-CoA-binding protein homolog; translation: MSVQERFDKAAADVKSLKSSPSDNDLLEVYALFKQGSIGDCNTDKPGFLDFKGKAKWEAWNGKKGISKEDAMEAYIKKVQELIASIGMA